The Oceanispirochaeta sp. genomic interval TTCTCTGAACAGTTTTTATCATTTGATCTCATTGGGGGTCGATTTTCCTCATAATCCCTACGGCGGATACACCGGATACAAGACTGATCATGATCCCCTTACTCGGGGTGTTTCTCTGGGGCCTTATACTTCCAAAGCCATGACGGAAGCTCTGACGGCAGAAGTTGTCCGACGGGGCATCCCTCTTCTGGATCATAGGGAAGTCCTTCTTGTTCTCACCAGCGACAGTAAGGCCATCGGAGTGCTGGCTCTGAATAAACGGCATCTGAATGATGAGGTCTACGGTCTGGAAGTCTATCTGGCGGATAATACAGTCCTGGGAGTGGGTGGTCCGGGAGGTCTGTATGAAACCTCTGTTTATCCTCCAATGCAAAGGGGTGGAATCGGCATGGCCCTGGAAGCCGGTGCGGAAGCCGTCAATCTGACAGAATCCCAGTTCGGCATTGCCTCCATTCAATTCAGATGGAACCTGTCGGGCAGCTATCAGCAGGTTCTCCCCTGTTATTACAGCACAGATTCTCAAGGAAGTGACCGTCAGTATTTTCTTTCAGACTACTTCGATTCAATGAAAGAACTCTGTCATGCCCTTTTCTTAAAGGGTTATCAATGGCCCTTTGATCCAAAGAAAGTCAGGAATCATGGTTCTTCTCTGATTGATCTTCTTGTCTACATTGAGAGAGAGGTCAAAGGAAGACGGGTCTTTATGGACTTTCGTATCAATCCTCTGGGGAGCAAAGAGGATTTTTCTCTGGATGAACAGCATAGTGAAGTATCTGATTATCTGAAGGCCTCTCATGTCAACGGCGACACTCCTCTTGAAAGGCTGCGCCAGATTAACGAACCGGCTATTTCTCTTTATAAAGAGCATGGAATTGATCTTACCGAAGAAGCTCTTGAAATTGCTGTCTGCGCTCAGCATAACAACGGCGGTCTGGCTGGAGACCTCTGGTGGGAATCCACTAACATTCAAAGGCTTTTTCCAATAGGAGAAGTCAATGGCAGTCATGGTGTGTACAGACCCGGTGGTTCGGCATTGAACTCCGGTCAGGTCGGGGCTCTGCGTGCCGCCACCAGAATTGCCCGGTCCTATGGGCTTGCAGAAATGACCCCTGAGTCTGTCAGGGGTATAGTCCTGACAGAAGCGGAACTCTGGATGGGAAGAATCCAGGAACTTTTGAATGATTCTGATGGACCTGATGTTTTTCAATACAGGAAAGATTTTCAAAGGAGGATGACCCGGTCCGGAGGATTTATCCGCTCTCTGAAATCCAGCCAAAGGGCAGAAGCAGAAGCCAGGGATCAATTGGGACACTTCAGATCTCAGACACTACTGAATAGAGAGCAGATTCCTTTTGCTCTCAAGAATCGCCAGCTGGCAGTGGCTCAGGTTTTTTACCTGAAGGCAATCCGGCATTATCTTGAGGAAGGGGGCGGCAGCCGCGGCTCTTTTCTTGTTCTGGATGAATCCGGGAAGGAATCACATCCTCTCCTGGGTTCGTCCTGGAGTTTCAAGGATGAACATCCGAAGATGAATCACTTTCTTCAGAGTTTGAAATTGGGAGAAGACTGGAATATAGACGCCCGCTTTACAGCCTGCAGAGATCTGCCTTCAGAAGAATTCTGGTTTGAAACCATGTGGAAAGAGTATAGAGAAAGTACTCTCTTATAAAGGGATGAATCTCTTCTTCAAAATTTTAATAATGATTAAGTTTTAAAACCAGAGTCTCAGACCGAGAGCTGCCTGTACATTCCAGGAGGGAAAGTAGATGGTCGGTTCAAATCCCACTCCCATGGCAGGGGCTATTTCCATAAAAAACTCCAGGAAATCGATGGGCTTGATCGTTAAACCAATAGGAATCCGTCCACCCAGGCTGAAATCTGCATTATTGTCTGCCATTGTGAAACCTGTGTAAAAGCCGAGACCGATATACAGGTCCAGATCTCCTGTGATGTTTTCTTGAACGACCCACCAGTCATCGCTGACGCTGAAATTGAAATACTCAGAACCATTGAAGGTCAACCTGACATTCAGCACAGTACCGGGTATGGAAGGTGTACTCATACTCAAAACAGCACCGCTGTTGTTTCCCTCTTTGTCCATCCCAAAGGTATAAGCCGCCCCTAGTCCTGTCTCGGAATATGCTGCCGGAATGATCAATATAGCCAGCAATATAAAAATGATA includes:
- a CDS encoding FAD-binding protein, producing the protein MSMTDVKTWALSWEGQELSLPVRQVHTLVVGSGAASLCCAERLHRQGVLDLLIVTDNFRGGTSRNTGSDKQTYYKLADAGMTPDSPYAMAKALSGGGCMHGDIALVEAQNSLNSFYHLISLGVDFPHNPYGGYTGYKTDHDPLTRGVSLGPYTSKAMTEALTAEVVRRGIPLLDHREVLLVLTSDSKAIGVLALNKRHLNDEVYGLEVYLADNTVLGVGGPGGLYETSVYPPMQRGGIGMALEAGAEAVNLTESQFGIASIQFRWNLSGSYQQVLPCYYSTDSQGSDRQYFLSDYFDSMKELCHALFLKGYQWPFDPKKVRNHGSSLIDLLVYIEREVKGRRVFMDFRINPLGSKEDFSLDEQHSEVSDYLKASHVNGDTPLERLRQINEPAISLYKEHGIDLTEEALEIAVCAQHNNGGLAGDLWWESTNIQRLFPIGEVNGSHGVYRPGGSALNSGQVGALRAATRIARSYGLAEMTPESVRGIVLTEAELWMGRIQELLNDSDGPDVFQYRKDFQRRMTRSGGFIRSLKSSQRAEAEARDQLGHFRSQTLLNREQIPFALKNRQLAVAQVFYLKAIRHYLEEGGGSRGSFLVLDESGKESHPLLGSSWSFKDEHPKMNHFLQSLKLGEDWNIDARFTACRDLPSEEFWFETMWKEYRESTLL